The DNA segment GGTGATGTCGGGCGGCTCGGTGTACGTGCGGCCGCGCAGGAAGCCCTCGTAGAAGCGCGGCGGCTCGAAGATGTTGAGCTTCACGTCGACGACCTGGCGGTCCTTGATCTCGATGTGCATCCCGCCCTCGCCCTCGACGCGCGCGAGCATGCCGACGTTGAGGACCTGGCCGCCGTCCTTGAGCTGGTGGGTCATGGCACGCCTCCCTGCTCGGGCGCCCGGTCGACGGTGGAGCGCACGGTCGCGCCGACCTCGACCGCGTCGGAGGCCGCGGCGAACGCGGGGGCGCCGGCGTTGAAGGTGCGGTACACCCGGACGATGTCGTCGCTGGGCATCCCCAGCTCCACCAGCTGCCGCGTGAGCGACTCGGTATTCGCGCTGTCCTGCGGGCCGAAGCACCCGTAGCAGCCGCGCCCGTACGACGGGCACAGCGCGCCGCACCCCGCCTGCGTGACCGGGCCCAGGCACGGCTGGCCGGTCGCGACGGGCACGCACACGTTGCCCTTGAGCTTGCACTCGACGCACACCGAGTACGTCGCAATGCGAGGCTTGCGGCCGTTGAGGAACGCGGCGAGCACCTCGATCAGCTGCTTCTTGTCCACGGGGCAGCCGCGCAGCTCGTAGTCGACGTCCACGTGGCTCGCGATCGGCGTCGAGGTATCGAGCGTCTTCAGGTACTCCGGGTGGGCGTACACGACCGAGCGGTACTCGTCGACGTCCGCCCAGTTGCGCAGGGCCTGGATGCCTCCCGCGGTCGCGCATGCGCCGATCGTCACGAGCACCCCGGACTGGGCACGGATCTCGTGGATGCGCCGCACGTCGTCGGGAGTCGTGATCGACCCCTCGACCAGGCTTAGCTCGTACGGCCCCTCCACGACGGCCCTCGTGGCCTCCGGGAAGTACGCGATGTGGACGGCCTCGGCGATGCTGAGCAGCTCGTCCTCGCAGTTGAGCAGGCTGAGCTGGCAGCCGTCGCACGACGCGAACTTCCATACGGCCAGCTTGGGCCGGGACGATGCGGCGGCCGCCTCGTCGTGTTCGTGGGAGTGGGCGTGTGGTTCGGTGACGCCGTGGGGTTCGGGCGCGGTGGTCATGTCACAGCTCCCTCACGCTCATGAGCGGCTCGAGTCGCGGGTAGTCAAGCACGGGACCGTCGACGCAGATGAAGAGATCCCGCAGCTGGCAGTGGCCGCACAACCCGATGCCGCACTTCATGGAGCGCTCCATCGACAGCCGGATGTGGGACGCGGGGACGCCGCGGCCCGCGAGCGCGGACGCGGCGGAGCGCATCATCACCTCGGGACCGCACACGAACGCCCACGAGGCGCGCGGGTTGAAGCCGGCGCGCGCGATGAGCTCGGTGACGAAGCCGACCTTGCCTGTGTAGCCGTACGGCGCGTTGTCGACCGCCATCTGCACGTTGACGTCGTTCAGGTCGGCCCAGCGGTGCATCTCGTGGCCGAAGAGGATGTCGTCGGGGGTGCGGGAGCCGTAGAGCAGCAGCACCTTGCCGTAGCGGTCGCGCTCGCGGAGCACGTCGAGGATGGCAGGCCGCAGCGGAGCCAGCCCGATGCCGCCGGTGACGAAGACGACGTCCCCGCCCGCCGCATCGTCCACGTCCCACGAGGTCCCGAAGGGGCCCCTGACCCCGATCTCCGTGCCGGGGCTCGCGTGGACGAGCGCGTGCGTGACGGCGCCGACGTCGCGGATGGTGTGCTCGAGCGGTGCGCCTCCCTCCGCGAGCGCCGCGGCGGGGTCGCCCGAGATGGAGATGGGCACCTCCCCCACCCCGAAGGAGTGGAGCATCGTGAACTGGCCCGCGCGGAAGGCAAGCGGTTCGCCGTCGACGGGGTCGAGCAGCAGGGTGAAGGTGTCGCGCGTGTCCTGGCGGACGCGGCTGATCGCGAAGCGGCGCGGCACCATCGGGTCGCCCGCGTCGGCGATCCGTGGCTCGGCTGCTGCCGTGCTCATGCCCGCTCCCTAGGTGGTGGCGGCTGGGGCGGGAAGGCCGCTCATGCGCGCGAGCGCGGCGGCCTCCTCGGTGATGTCGATGCCCGCAGGGCACCACGTGATGCAGCGGCCGCATCCGACGCAGCCGAGCATGCCGAACTGGTCCTCCCACGACGACAGCTTGTGGGTGATCCATTGGCGGTAGCGGGCCTTCGTGGACTCACGGGTGGGTCCGCCGTGGATGTAGCTGAAGCTCTCGGAGAAGCACGAGTCCCACACGCGGTGGCGCTCGGCGCTGTCGCCGGCGAGGTCGGAGACGTCTTGCACGGTCGTGCAGAAGCACGTGGGGCACACGAGCGTGCAGTTGGTGCACGCGAGGCACCTGCTCGCGACGTCCTCCCAGCGGGACGACTCGGCCGAGGCGCGCAGCACGTCGTGGACGGTCGTCGTGTCGATCGCGCGGGACTGCCGCGCGGCGGCGTCGTCGGTCACGGCGATCGCGTCGTCCCTGTCGGCGCTGTGCCCGATCGAGGATCCGATCTCGTCCGCGACCTCCCTGCCCCGGTCCGTGCCGATCTCCATCACGAAGTGGTGGTCGCCCGCGGCGAGGATCTCGGTGAGGAGCAGGTCGTACGACGGCTCGCCGGTCTCGCGGCTGGTCGCGGAGGGGCGAGGCCCGGTGCCCATCGACGCGCAGAAGCAGCTCGCGGCCGGATCCGAGCACGCCACGGCGACGACGAACGCGCCGTCGCGGCGGCCCACATAGTGAGCGTCGACGTGGGCACGGTCCGCGAGCACCTTGTCCTGGATCTGGACGGCGCGCAGGTCGCAGGACCTCACGCCCAGGAGCGCGATCGGGGCGGCGTCAGGGGTGTCGCGCTCCACTGTGAATTGACCACCGGAGAAACGACCACCATCGTCGTGGTCGCGCCGCCCCCGCCACACGACCTCCTCGGCTGGGAAGAACACGGGCTTCGAGGACTGGGCCGGCGCGGCGAAGCCGAAGTACGCCTCGTCGTCGCGCGGGCGGAGCCGGTACGTCTTGGCGTCCTGAGAGTCACCCATGCCCCGCGGCAGGTCGGAGACAGCGCGGATCTCGCCGGTGACGATCGCATCGCCCCGGAGGGTCGGCCCGACGACTCGGAAGCCACGCGCGCGCAGCTCACCGACAAGGGCGTCGAGGCCGGATGGCTGAAGGATCCTGATGTCGTCCATGACATGCCTCTTCTGCGAGGCTAGAACTGCCGCTATTCGACACCCGGGACCAAGGTCCGGGTGGGGTGCGTCTCTCCTGGAAGGGACCTCTCTAGGAATCGAGAATTCTCGCGCCGAGGCTCGCCTCGGGGACTCGACCCAAGCCCCGTGCCGCCCCGCGAGAACGGCGTACCCCCTGCACGAATGTGGGCGCGCGGGCCAACTCCCCTCAGCCTGCTGGCCCGCGCGCCGACCCCCCGTCTAGAAGTCCTGGGCGGCGTCCCCCTCGAGCGCGCGCTCGAGGTCGAGCGCCTCCTCGAGACGACGGCCGATCGCGACCGACAGGTCCGCGGTGCGGGTGTAGTCGAGCGGCGCGCCGACCATCGCGAGGAGCGCCGCGTGACTGAGGCTCGTGAGCGCGCGGTCCAGGTCGCCGGCCGAGAGCAGCGCCGAGCCGTTGACCGCCGCGAGAGTCGCCCGCATGTACTGCCACGACACCGCGGGC comes from the Demequina sp. NBRC 110054 genome and includes:
- a CDS encoding oxidoreductase, whose amino-acid sequence is MTTAPEPHGVTEPHAHSHEHDEAAAASSRPKLAVWKFASCDGCQLSLLNCEDELLSIAEAVHIAYFPEATRAVVEGPYELSLVEGSITTPDDVRRIHEIRAQSGVLVTIGACATAGGIQALRNWADVDEYRSVVYAHPEYLKTLDTSTPIASHVDVDYELRGCPVDKKQLIEVLAAFLNGRKPRIATYSVCVECKLKGNVCVPVATGQPCLGPVTQAGCGALCPSYGRGCYGCFGPQDSANTESLTRQLVELGMPSDDIVRVYRTFNAGAPAFAAASDAVEVGATVRSTVDRAPEQGGVP
- a CDS encoding FAD/NAD(P)-binding protein, whose translation is MSTAAAEPRIADAGDPMVPRRFAISRVRQDTRDTFTLLLDPVDGEPLAFRAGQFTMLHSFGVGEVPISISGDPAAALAEGGAPLEHTIRDVGAVTHALVHASPGTEIGVRGPFGTSWDVDDAAGGDVVFVTGGIGLAPLRPAILDVLRERDRYGKVLLLYGSRTPDDILFGHEMHRWADLNDVNVQMAVDNAPYGYTGKVGFVTELIARAGFNPRASWAFVCGPEVMMRSAASALAGRGVPASHIRLSMERSMKCGIGLCGHCQLRDLFICVDGPVLDYPRLEPLMSVREL
- a CDS encoding 4Fe-4S dicluster domain-containing protein, which produces MDDIRILQPSGLDALVGELRARGFRVVGPTLRGDAIVTGEIRAVSDLPRGMGDSQDAKTYRLRPRDDEAYFGFAAPAQSSKPVFFPAEEVVWRGRRDHDDGGRFSGGQFTVERDTPDAAPIALLGVRSCDLRAVQIQDKVLADRAHVDAHYVGRRDGAFVVAVACSDPAASCFCASMGTGPRPSATSRETGEPSYDLLLTEILAAGDHHFVMEIGTDRGREVADEIGSSIGHSADRDDAIAVTDDAAARQSRAIDTTTVHDVLRASAESSRWEDVASRCLACTNCTLVCPTCFCTTVQDVSDLAGDSAERHRVWDSCFSESFSYIHGGPTRESTKARYRQWITHKLSSWEDQFGMLGCVGCGRCITWCPAGIDITEEAAALARMSGLPAPAATT